TACCTGGCTTACGATGCGGTTATTGAAAACACGAACGATGGAAATAACAAAGCAATACGAAACATAATGCTAATGGGCTCATCTGACGGCGGTACTACCTGGGGGACTCCGGTTAGAGCTAATCTGGATGATAACTTCGAACAGGTATTTCCTTCTGTTGCGCGGTTCGTTAATAACTGTATGAGTTATATGTACCAAAATGATGATGCGGCCGGACATGGAATAGGGACTTCCAACCCGGATGCGGCAGCTAACCCTCCCAGCAAACTCGCCGAAATTTATTATGATTGTGTAACAGCCAGCACTATTACAGGAGTAAAAGAAAACAATGTAGAATTGATCTCATCACATAATTACCCGAATCCGTTCAATGGTAAAACAAATGTAGATGTTACACTCAAAAGATCATCCAACTTATTTATTGACGTATTTAATACGATCGGACAAAAGGTTTTGGCTACCGAAAACAAATATTTACCGGCGGGTACTCAAACCATTGTAATTGATGCATCTGTTTTGAAAGCCGGCGTTTATTTTTACACGCTGAGAACTATTGACGGTTCTGTCACCCATAAAATGATCATCCAGTAATAATTATCAAAAGTCCCCGGTTTTCGGGGGCTTTTGATTTAATGCCGCTTTATCTTAATTTTAAAACACTATAATCAAACACTAACATCATCAAAAAAATGAAAAACCAACTACTACTTGTTTCAGCGATCGGCATAGCTTCACTTGCTGTTGCTCAGTCCGCTTACAACCCTGATAAATATACATTGAAACTTAATCAGCATCCCGAAATTATATTCAGTGAAGTTCAGAGTGGCCCTATAGTAAAAAACAATAAGAAAAAAACTAATCCTGTTGATCAAACCAAAGCCGTTAGTATAATTGATCTGGGCCAGGCCGGTAACGCGTTTGGTACAGGCTTTGGAGGAAAAACATTCTTGTGGGCCGACCCCAACCTTAATGCAATAACGTTTTCACATCGATCAGAACCCGTTCTTACAGGTGACCTGTCTCATGGTTTTTTACGTTATGACTATTCTGTAGATGGCGGTACAAACTGGTTTGTTGATCAGGGCGCAGCTTATATATCGAATAATACCACAACACCTCCTTTCGCCAATGCGCGCTACCCACAGGGAGTGTACTTTAGTCCCGCAGGTAACACAAATGCCGATTCGGGTTATTTCGCTTATTTTGCTCCTACCCTCGCTTCTACAAATGGAAGCAGTGCTTCCGGCGGATGGGGCGGTCATTGTCACGGATCTATGCAGGTATCGGGCAATATGTTTAACAGGCAAAAAGAAGAAACTTCAAGCCGGTTTTTAATTCCCGATGGTTTCACTCTCACAAAAACAGGTGTGACTTATAATACGGATGCAGCTTCAAACCAGGCAGCAAGCCCGGTTGTTAGCTATACTGATACAATAATTATCTCCAAAGGTATCTGGAACACAACAACACGCGACTTTGATTATACTGTGAGTTATTTACGTGCACCGGTAAGTAAAGACAACAAAAATACACCTGACTATGCCGGTGAACATCGCATTGCATTCGCCGATGATGGTCAAACCGGGTATATCACCCTTATAGGCCACAGCAGCTATGTATCGGAGCCGGATTCGATCTATCATTTGATCGTTTATAAAACCACTGATGGAGGCACTACATGGTCGAGCCCCATTAATGTAAGCATGGATGGAGTTAAACCTTTATTGCCGAATGCCGTTCCTTTTAAACCAAATAAATTTACAACAGGCTTTGAAATGGATGCCGTGGTTGACAAGAACGATAACCTTCACGTAGTTATGCCGGTAAGCCCTGAAATGAATACCGGTTATTCCATCAGTACCAAGGCCGGCACATGGGGAATATTTGATATTTATACTACAGATGGGGGCACTTCATGGAAAGGCAAATTGTTAGGAATGCCTCAAACGCTGGTTGGAACATTCGGGGTTTCTGCAGCTGATGCCACTAACCCTACTATCGCTGAGTATAACCGCTGCCAGGCTTCAAGAACTCTGGCCGGTGATAAATTGTTCTTCTCATGGTTTGATACAGATACGATCAATTACGCTCCTCTCGATCAGAATCATGCGAATATGCATCCTAACGCGTTTGTTATAGGTTATGATGTAACCACAAACAAATGGACCAACGAAGTGTCAACGGCCAGCACCATTGCGGCAGACGTAATTACATTTGGCTGCGCTTCTTACTATGTGTTCGGAAATACCGGAACATATACTTTTCCGCTTGTATATGTAGAGCTGACCGGTGATGAAACAAAAACAGGACTTCCTGTTCTTTTCCATTACCTGAATGGATTTACACTAAAAGATGCGGACTTTACTGTTACTGATAATTCTGTTCCATTAAATCTGTTGATCTCGGTTAACGATATAAAAGAAAACCATGGTATGTCGGTGTCACAGAACTACCCGAACCCTTTCAACAGCAATACTTCATTCAAATTAACACTTGATAAAAACGCAAGTGTTACAGTTGAGGTATTCAATACAATAGGTCAAAAAGTTACCGGTATCGATGCAAAAACATATTCGGCCGGCGAACACACCATAACTATTAACGGCAACGACCTGACACCAGGTGTTTATTTTTACACCGTTAGAGCAAACGATGCTTCTGTTACACAACGTATGATGGTTAAGTAAACTGTCGCATTATAAAATAAAAACGCCCCTGAATTATCACGGGCGTTTTTATTTTATACCTGTATCCAACAAGCAGAAATATATCGGATTATTAAAACAAATACTTCCTGACTTGTCCGATTTAGTCCGGCAGCCCAATCTTAGTTAATATTTCCGTCATTGGCGGCGATATTCTTGTTCTGATTGCTATAACTTTTCAATTAATTCAATTGATCGCAGTTTAGAGGCCGGCTCAACAATACGAATGGTCACCAGGTCATTCAATAACGCTGTGTTGAAAATTGTGTAGCCAATGTGTTTCTGAAGCGCCAATATCACTTCATAGAGAAATAAATAATGGAAACCCAAATACTCACTGTGATCCAAATGAAGCACGTTGCTATTGTGTGGATTGGAAAAAAGAGAAAGTTGCAGGCTTTGCTCATTAATTATCTCCTGAGCAGGAGCCAAAAGAGCGCTTAATTTTTCATCATTACATGATGATACAAGATGACGAACTACAACTCGCTTTCTTTTCTTATAACAACAAATTTGAACTGCCCTGGCTCCAG
This portion of the Bacteroidota bacterium genome encodes:
- a CDS encoding T9SS type A sorting domain-containing protein; protein product: MKNQLLLVSAIGIASLAVAQSAYNPDKYTLKLNQHPEIIFSEVQSGPIVKNNKKKTNPVDQTKAVSIIDLGQAGNAFGTGFGGKTFLWADPNLNAITFSHRSEPVLTGDLSHGFLRYDYSVDGGTNWFVDQGAAYISNNTTTPPFANARYPQGVYFSPAGNTNADSGYFAYFAPTLASTNGSSASGGWGGHCHGSMQVSGNMFNRQKEETSSRFLIPDGFTLTKTGVTYNTDAASNQAASPVVSYTDTIIISKGIWNTTTRDFDYTVSYLRAPVSKDNKNTPDYAGEHRIAFADDGQTGYITLIGHSSYVSEPDSIYHLIVYKTTDGGTTWSSPINVSMDGVKPLLPNAVPFKPNKFTTGFEMDAVVDKNDNLHVVMPVSPEMNTGYSISTKAGTWGIFDIYTTDGGTSWKGKLLGMPQTLVGTFGVSAADATNPTIAEYNRCQASRTLAGDKLFFSWFDTDTINYAPLDQNHANMHPNAFVIGYDVTTNKWTNEVSTASTIAADVITFGCASYYVFGNTGTYTFPLVYVELTGDETKTGLPVLFHYLNGFTLKDADFTVTDNSVPLNLLISVNDIKENHGMSVSQNYPNPFNSNTSFKLTLDKNASVTVEVFNTIGQKVTGIDAKTYSAGEHTITINGNDLTPGVYFYTVRANDASVTQRMMVK